CACTCCCATGTCCCATACTTGCTGCGCAAAATCATCGTTCTGCTCGACATTGCGTTCTTCGTAGGATACGCCTTTTTCGCTTAAAAAGCTCTTCACCTGACGGCAATGCGGGCAATTTGTTGAGGTATATACAATTACATTCTCCATGGTATGACCTCCTATAAAAGATATACAGTGATGATATCAATTGTAGCAATGAGGGTTTTTCAAACCAAATTATAGAATAACTGCACTGTGCTCCAAGCTTTCGATATATTTCTCAGCATCCATAGCTGCCATACATCCACTACCTGCTGCAGTAATCGCTTGTCTGTAACGAGTATCCTGTACATC
This genomic stretch from Paenibacillus sp. FSL H7-0737 harbors:
- a CDS encoding glutaredoxin family protein, which produces MENVIVYTSTNCPHCRQVKSFLSEKGVSYEERNVEQNDDFAQQVWDMGVRAIPVTVIGEHKIVGMNKTQFDKALATV